The following proteins are co-located in the Thiovulum sp. ES genome:
- a CDS encoding putative PLP-dependent enzyme possibly involved in cell wall biogenesis (PFAM: DegT/DnrJ/EryC1/StrS aminotransferase family): protein MEVKFSQERIFWGNISEDILGTDLEKDFFEEFENRSYSQYMTSTTNFTAGLHLSMCAIDLKRGDKVLCAVNSNPAIPEVVRHFDAEPIFVDTEDGSSQIDLQKLRTAIKKSEERKLKAIVISHIGGEMADLQQVKKIIGKRPIYLIEDGTGTIGLDRSEIDNIADVKVFSFDNSVSEMGVFATDTAKIFEKAELLMNHGIVYNSEIEIKDYIYDVIDTGCQYRASKIDLFMAIHQLQHIDNDLEIRRNIAKDYFKGLDGLRKISIQKPNLSHSYKNMIIRVDKNRDGFAEELYKRGIETRLLNTPLHLFSYYKNKYELGISAFPNALLDYQQILFIPMHIFLKEEEIDHVIDSITELTKKMV, encoded by the coding sequence ATGGAAGTTAAATTTAGTCAAGAGCGGATTTTTTGGGGGAATATCAGTGAAGATATTTTAGGAACTGACTTGGAAAAAGATTTTTTTGAAGAGTTTGAAAATAGAAGTTACTCTCAATATATGACTTCAACAACAAATTTTACTGCGGGTCTTCATCTTTCGATGTGTGCGATTGATTTGAAGAGAGGCGATAAAGTTTTATGTGCAGTCAATTCAAACCCTGCAATTCCTGAAGTTGTAAGACATTTTGATGCTGAACCAATTTTTGTTGATACAGAAGATGGCTCATCTCAAATTGATTTACAAAAATTGAGGACTGCCATTAAAAAGAGTGAAGAGAGAAAATTAAAAGCAATTGTTATTTCTCATATTGGCGGAGAGATGGCCGATCTTCAACAAGTCAAAAAAATCATAGGCAAGAGACCCATTTATCTAATTGAAGATGGAACTGGAACAATTGGATTAGATCGTAGTGAAATTGATAATATTGCTGATGTTAAAGTTTTCTCTTTTGATAATTCTGTTTCTGAAATGGGTGTTTTTGCAACTGACACAGCGAAAATTTTTGAAAAAGCTGAACTTCTTATGAATCATGGAATTGTTTATAATTCAGAAATTGAAATCAAAGATTATATTTACGATGTTATCGATACTGGTTGCCAATATCGAGCATCAAAAATTGATCTTTTCATGGCAATTCACCAACTTCAACATATTGATAATGATTTAGAAATTCGTAGAAATATTGCAAAAGACTATTTTAAAGGTCTTGATGGTCTGCGAAAAATATCTATTCAAAAACCAAATTTATCTCATTCTTACAAAAATATGATTATTAGAGTTGATAAAAATCGAGACGGTTTTGCCGAAGAACTCTATAAAAGAGGAATTGAAACAAGACTTTTAAATACTCCACTTCACCTATTTTCATACTATAAAAATAAGTATGAATTAGGAATTAGTGCTTTTCCAAATGCCTTGCTCGATTATCAGCAAATTCTTTTTATTCCAATGCACATCTTTTTAAAAGAGGAAGAGATTGATCATGTTATTGATAGCATTACTGAGCTAACAAAAAAGATGGTTTAA
- a CDS encoding pyridoxine 5''-phosphate synthase (PFAM: Pyridoxal phosphate biosynthesis protein PdxJ~TIGRFAM: pyridoxine 5'-phosphate synthase): protein MRKKLGVNIDHIAVLREARRVNSPQILDAVSIVERSGGDQITIHLREDRRHIVDSDVFEIAKHSNLPLNLEMATAGEIVEIAKKLRPHRVTIVPEKREEVTTEGGLDLVHNFEKLSKVVGELQEEEIEVSLFIDPDENSVKLSKDLGVEWVELHTGAFANLFAGLYGNLQQSHHKIDSLPKSRKDLENALNSEIMKIEESAKLSKSLHLKVAGGHGLNYQNLELLSCISEIEEFNIGQSIIARSVFVGLENAIREMKNLL, encoded by the coding sequence ATGAGAAAAAAACTTGGTGTAAATATTGATCATATAGCTGTTTTACGAGAGGCTCGGCGGGTGAATTCTCCGCAAATTCTTGATGCTGTTTCAATTGTTGAAAGATCAGGAGGCGACCAAATCACAATTCATTTGCGAGAAGATCGTCGGCATATTGTCGATTCGGATGTTTTTGAAATTGCGAAGCACTCAAATTTACCCCTAAATTTGGAAATGGCGACTGCAGGAGAAATTGTTGAAATTGCAAAAAAATTGAGACCTCATCGAGTAACAATTGTTCCTGAAAAGCGGGAAGAAGTTACAACCGAGGGCGGTTTGGATTTGGTTCATAATTTTGAGAAGCTTTCAAAAGTAGTTGGTGAGTTACAGGAAGAGGAGATCGAAGTTTCGCTTTTTATTGATCCAGATGAAAATAGTGTAAAGCTCTCAAAAGATTTAGGTGTTGAGTGGGTTGAGTTGCATACTGGAGCTTTTGCAAATCTTTTTGCGGGACTCTATGGAAATTTGCAACAGAGTCATCACAAAATAGATTCTCTTCCAAAAAGTCGAAAAGATTTAGAGAATGCTCTAAATTCTGAAATTATGAAAATCGAAGAGAGTGCAAAACTCTCAAAAAGCCTCCATCTAAAAGTCGCGGGAGGACACGGTTTAAATTATCAAAATTTAGAACTCCTCTCTTGCATTTCTGAAATCGAAGAGTTTAATATCGGTCAATCTATAATTGCTCGTTCTGTTTTTGTCGGTTTGGAAAATGCGATTCGTGAAATGAAAAATCTTCTTTAA